One window of the Magnolia sinica isolate HGM2019 chromosome 19, MsV1, whole genome shotgun sequence genome contains the following:
- the LOC131235409 gene encoding MYB-like transcription factor EOBI — MDKNTSNTQEVEVRKGPWTMEEDLILINYIANHGEGVWNSLARSAGLKRTGKSCRLRWLNYLRPDVRRGNITPEEQLLIMELHARWGNRWSKIARHLPGRTDNEIKNYWRTRIQKQIKQAEPFANQNCTLAHDASTSHACGAKDEVDPYSPAYAMSNPEPFATPLPTESNDCFWSMEDLWFPQLFNGD; from the exons ATGGATAAGAATACCAGCAACACCCAAGAAGTTGAGGTGAGGAAAGGGCCATGGACAATGGAAGAAGATCTGATACTGATAAACTACATAGCTAACCATGGTGAAGGCGTCTGGAACTCACTGGCTCGATCTGCAG GCCTTAAACGCACCGGGAAGAGCTGCCGGCTCCGTTGGCTCAACTACCTTAGGCCTGACGTCAGGCGGGGGAACATCACACCAGAAGAACAGCTCTTGATCATGGAGCTTCATGCTAGGTGGGGAAACAG ATGGTCGAAAATTGCGAGGCATCTTCCGGGAAGAACCGATAATGAAATAAAGAATTACTGGAGAACAAGGATCCAGAAGCAAATTAAGCAGGCCGAACCTTTCGCCAACCAGAATTGCACGCTCGCGCACGATGCAAGCACAAGTCATGCTTGTGGTGCCAAAGACGAAGTCGATCCATATTCGCCAGCATACGCTATGAGCAATCCTGAGCCGTTTGCAACTCCTTTGCCCACTGAATCCAACGATTGCTTCTGGAGCATGGAGGATCTCTGGTTCCCCCAGCTGTTTAATGGAGATTAA